A genomic stretch from Acidimicrobiales bacterium includes:
- a CDS encoding fumarylacetoacetate hydrolase family protein codes for MARVAFTDIAPPSKVLAIGLNYADHARESGMEPPKSPLIFVKTNNSICYDGDPIRWAAADSSQVDYEAELAVIIGTKARRVSEADALSYVFGYTCCNDVSARDAQFGDQQWVRGKSFDTFCPLGPSIVTADEIPDPQNLAIKCRVNGETLQDSNTSEMIFGVAELIAYCSRFMTLEVGDIIATGTPFGVGFSRTPPIYLTDGDVCEVDIEKIGVLTNPVVVD; via the coding sequence ATGGCACGAGTTGCCTTCACCGACATCGCCCCGCCGAGCAAGGTGCTCGCCATCGGCCTCAACTACGCCGACCACGCCCGCGAGTCGGGCATGGAGCCGCCGAAGTCGCCGCTGATCTTCGTCAAGACCAACAACAGCATCTGTTACGACGGTGACCCGATCCGCTGGGCGGCCGCCGACTCGTCGCAGGTCGACTACGAAGCCGAACTCGCCGTGATCATTGGGACCAAGGCGCGCCGCGTCAGCGAGGCCGACGCCCTGAGCTACGTCTTCGGCTACACGTGCTGCAACGACGTCTCCGCCCGCGACGCCCAGTTCGGCGACCAGCAGTGGGTGCGGGGCAAGTCGTTCGACACGTTTTGCCCGCTTGGTCCCTCCATCGTCACCGCCGACGAGATCCCCGATCCGCAGAACCTGGCGATCAAGTGCCGCGTCAACGGCGAGACGCTGCAGGACTCCAACACGTCCGAGATGATCTTCGGCGTCGCCGAGTTGATCGCCTACTGCTCGCGTTTCATGACACTGGAAGTCGGCGACATCATCGCGACGGGCACGCCCTTCGGTGTCGGCTTCTCCCGTACGCCGCCGATCTACCTGACCGACGGCGACGTGTGCGAGGTCGACATCGAGAAAATCGGCGTGCTGACGAATCCCGTCGTGGTGGACTGA
- a CDS encoding glucose 1-dehydrogenase, translating to MNPRFEGRTAVVTGAASGIGSEITRLLMEEGARVLGADVDPTNVPAGASAFKADVSNESDVNSMAAAAIEEFGHIDILCNNAGIGSVHDVLGCSLDEWEKLFAVNVRGVFLGIKAALPSMLERAHGVIVNTASVAGMMGLRDRAAYCATKGAVISLTQQVAVQYAGTGVRCNCVCPGTVDSPWVGRLLDQADDPALARERLVARQPLGRLGQPTEVAKAILYLASDDASFMTGSSLVIDGGMTVV from the coding sequence GTGAATCCGCGCTTTGAAGGTCGCACCGCTGTCGTCACCGGCGCCGCATCCGGCATCGGTTCGGAAATCACCCGGCTGCTGATGGAAGAAGGCGCCCGCGTCTTGGGCGCCGACGTCGACCCCACGAATGTTCCGGCGGGCGCGTCCGCCTTCAAAGCCGACGTGTCGAACGAGTCCGACGTCAACTCGATGGCCGCGGCGGCGATCGAGGAGTTCGGCCACATCGACATCCTGTGCAACAACGCCGGTATCGGTTCGGTGCACGACGTGCTCGGCTGCTCGCTCGACGAGTGGGAAAAGCTCTTCGCCGTCAACGTGCGCGGCGTGTTCTTGGGCATCAAGGCGGCGTTGCCCTCGATGCTGGAGCGGGCGCACGGCGTCATCGTCAACACCGCGTCGGTTGCCGGGATGATGGGCCTGCGCGATCGCGCCGCCTACTGCGCCACCAAGGGCGCCGTCATCTCGCTGACCCAGCAGGTGGCCGTCCAGTACGCCGGCACGGGCGTGCGCTGCAACTGCGTATGCCCCGGCACCGTCGACTCGCCGTGGGTCGGCCGGCTGCTGGATCAGGCCGACGATCCCGCCCTGGCGCGCGAGCGCCTGGTGGCGCGGCAGCCACTCGGTCGCCTCGGTCAGCCGACCGAGGTCGCGAAAGCGATCCTGTACCTGGCGTCGGACGACGCGTCGTTCATGACGGGTTCGTCACTCGTCATCGACGGCGGCATGACCGTCGTCTGA
- the pgl gene encoding 6-phosphogluconolactonase: MYGELRVVDDVADCFVSRVVDAWRDRPRAFFSLVVSGGDLARRCYEHLAAHARDVIDWSLVDVYWGDERLVPRRHPDSNELLVRQALINRLPPIRGVFPMRVESTADEYDALVRAAAPFDVIHLGLGPDGHTASLFPQSAGLDAPIDRYVVDNEDPLGHNFHPRRTLTFAGIALGDLVLVTVDGEAKRDALARVRAGDPSVPAAYVRAPRVEWLVGESAL, encoded by the coding sequence GTGTACGGCGAGCTACGCGTCGTCGACGATGTAGCCGACTGTTTCGTGAGCCGCGTCGTGGATGCCTGGCGCGACCGGCCACGGGCGTTTTTCAGTCTCGTGGTGTCCGGTGGCGACCTGGCGCGCCGGTGTTACGAGCACCTCGCCGCCCACGCCCGCGACGTCATCGACTGGTCGCTGGTCGACGTCTACTGGGGCGACGAGCGGCTTGTCCCGCGCCGGCATCCCGACTCCAACGAACTGCTGGTGCGTCAAGCACTGATCAACCGCCTGCCACCGATCCGGGGTGTGTTCCCCATGCGGGTCGAGTCGACGGCCGACGAGTACGACGCCTTGGTGCGCGCTGCCGCGCCCTTCGACGTGATCCATCTCGGCCTCGGTCCCGACGGCCACACGGCGTCGTTGTTCCCGCAGTCGGCCGGACTCGACGCGCCGATCGACCGCTACGTCGTCGACAACGAGGACCCGCTCGGCCACAACTTCCACCCGCGGCGAACGCTCACCTTCGCCGGCATCGCGCTCGGCGACCTCGTGCTGGTCACCGTCGACGGCGAAGCCAAACGCGACGCGCTCGCCCGCGTGCGCGCCGGCGACCCGTCGGTGCCCGCTGCGTACGTCCGCGCCCCGCGCGTGGAATGGTTGGTAGGTGAATCCGCGCTTTGA
- the zwf gene encoding glucose-6-phosphate dehydrogenase produces the protein MTRQAPPAAFVIMGASGDLTTRKLLPALARLHAGGLLPHGFAIVGTARSEMNDEQFRQLLHDAAPKGGAGWRDVISRSRYVAGEYHSPLTYINLGEVLREVDNACATGGNRIFYLATPPAVFGTIVERLGGAAMNKPSEHGSFVRVVIEKPYGRDLKTATELDHTVHTAFDESSVYRIDHYLGKETVQNVLALRFANAIFEPIWNRRYIDNVQITVAETLGIGHRGSFYETAGALRDIVQNHVLQVLTLVAMEPPARIQPEEIRDEKVKVLRAIDIMSSDEVNDYTVRGQYGPGEVLGERVEGYCDEEDVAPDSHTETYVAARFMVDNWRWNGVPFFVRTGKRLRAHTTEIAMEFKDVPHLPFKAMDATGLGSNVLVVRVQPDDGITLRFGAKVPGQDFRVRTVDMDFTYADAFTEESPDAYERLLLDALVGDPTLFIREDEVRNAWKICDPILDAWAEGRSPLAHYRAGTWGPKEADRLLAHEGRAWHEPCCGS, from the coding sequence ATGACAAGACAGGCGCCGCCGGCGGCCTTCGTCATCATGGGGGCGTCGGGTGACCTCACCACGCGGAAACTGCTCCCGGCGCTCGCGCGTCTTCACGCCGGCGGCCTGCTACCGCACGGCTTCGCCATCGTCGGCACGGCTCGGTCCGAGATGAACGACGAGCAGTTCCGCCAGCTGCTCCACGACGCCGCGCCGAAGGGCGGCGCCGGCTGGCGCGACGTGATCAGTCGCTCGCGCTACGTGGCGGGCGAGTACCACTCGCCCTTGACGTACATCAATCTCGGCGAGGTCCTGCGCGAGGTCGACAACGCGTGCGCGACCGGTGGCAATCGCATCTTCTACCTGGCCACACCACCGGCGGTGTTCGGGACGATCGTCGAGCGACTCGGTGGCGCGGCGATGAACAAACCATCCGAACACGGTTCGTTCGTGCGCGTCGTCATCGAGAAGCCGTACGGGAGGGATCTCAAGACCGCAACGGAACTCGACCACACGGTCCACACCGCCTTCGACGAGTCGAGCGTGTATCGCATCGACCACTACTTGGGGAAAGAAACCGTGCAGAACGTGTTGGCGCTGCGCTTCGCCAATGCGATCTTCGAGCCGATCTGGAACCGGCGCTATATCGACAACGTGCAGATCACCGTCGCCGAAACGCTCGGCATCGGTCATCGAGGCAGCTTCTACGAGACCGCCGGTGCGCTGCGCGACATCGTGCAGAACCACGTGCTGCAGGTCTTGACGCTCGTTGCCATGGAACCTCCGGCGCGCATCCAGCCCGAGGAGATCCGCGACGAGAAGGTCAAGGTGCTGCGCGCCATCGACATCATGAGCTCCGACGAGGTCAACGACTACACCGTGCGCGGCCAGTACGGGCCCGGCGAGGTTCTCGGCGAGCGGGTCGAGGGCTACTGCGACGAAGAGGACGTGGCGCCTGACAGCCACACCGAGACGTACGTGGCAGCAAGGTTCATGGTGGACAACTGGCGCTGGAACGGCGTGCCCTTCTTCGTGCGCACGGGGAAGCGACTACGGGCCCACACCACTGAGATCGCCATGGAGTTCAAAGACGTTCCGCATCTGCCGTTCAAGGCGATGGACGCGACCGGCTTGGGCTCCAACGTCCTCGTCGTGCGCGTGCAGCCCGACGACGGCATCACGCTGCGCTTCGGCGCCAAGGTGCCAGGGCAGGACTTCCGCGTGCGCACCGTCGACATGGATTTCACCTACGCCGACGCCTTCACCGAAGAGTCACCCGACGCCTACGAACGCCTGCTGCTCGACGCGCTCGTCGGTGACCCGACGCTGTTCATCCGCGAGGACGAGGTGCGCAACGCGTGGAAGATCTGCGACCCGATCCTCGACGCCTGGGCCGAAGGGCGCTCGCCACTGGCGCACTACCGCGCCGGCACGTGGGGTCCGAAAGAGGCCGATCGCCTGCTGGCGCACGAGGGCCGCGCCTGGCACGAACCGTGCTGCGGTTCATGA
- the gnd gene encoding decarboxylating 6-phosphogluconate dehydrogenase, which yields MRLAMMGLGKMGAGMSRRLMKAGHEVVGFDLNPDAVAELARDGAIAAASLEDAIKQLDAPRVVWLMLPAGRPTQDTIDHVAGILQGGDIIIDGGNSRFTDGVARAAALQLKGIHFVDAGVSGGIWGLENGFCLMVGGADDAIATTRPIFEALAPPDGFAHVGPPGAGHYVKMVHNGIEYGMMQAYAEGFELLGAASEFNLDLHQIADVWRNGSVVRSWLLDLAERALADDATLDDIQPVVADSGEGRWTVEDAINRAVPLPVITAALYTRFASRDVNAFAPRLLAALRNQFGGHAVLVADQAQHPDPKS from the coding sequence ATGCGACTCGCCATGATGGGCCTCGGCAAGATGGGCGCGGGCATGAGCCGGCGCCTGATGAAGGCGGGCCACGAAGTCGTGGGCTTCGACCTCAATCCCGATGCCGTCGCCGAACTCGCGCGCGACGGCGCCATCGCCGCGGCGTCGCTCGAGGACGCGATCAAGCAGCTCGACGCGCCCCGCGTCGTGTGGCTGATGCTGCCCGCCGGTCGCCCGACGCAAGACACCATCGACCACGTCGCCGGGATCCTGCAGGGCGGCGACATCATCATCGACGGCGGCAACTCACGCTTCACCGACGGCGTCGCCCGCGCCGCCGCGCTGCAACTCAAGGGCATCCATTTCGTCGACGCCGGCGTGAGCGGCGGCATCTGGGGTCTCGAGAACGGCTTCTGCCTGATGGTCGGCGGCGCGGACGACGCCATCGCCACCACGCGGCCGATCTTCGAAGCCCTCGCGCCGCCCGACGGCTTCGCCCACGTCGGTCCGCCGGGCGCGGGTCATTACGTGAAGATGGTCCACAACGGCATCGAGTACGGGATGATGCAGGCCTACGCCGAGGGCTTCGAGTTGCTGGGCGCGGCGTCGGAGTTCAACCTCGACTTGCACCAGATTGCCGACGTGTGGCGCAACGGGTCGGTGGTGCGGTCGTGGCTGCTCGACCTCGCCGAGCGGGCGCTCGCCGACGACGCCACCCTCGACGACATCCAACCCGTCGTGGCCGACTCCGGCGAAGGCCGCTGGACGGTGGAGGACGCCATCAACCGCGCCGTACCCCTCCCCGTCATCACCGCCGCGCTCTACACCCGCTTCGCGTCGCGTGACGTCAACGCGTTCGCGCCCCGCCTGCTCGCCGCCCTGCGTAACCAGTTCGGCGGTCACGCCGTGCTCGTCGCCGACCAGGCACAGCACCCCGACCCGAAATCATGA
- a CDS encoding phytanoyl-CoA dioxygenase family protein: MAYEFADAARQWQEEGWALVEGLVPTDDVDAVAPELERLYAEDTFDDYNRASRYGDGTPVGKQFRGSQFDGMRGFPVHGGRRLNDLFVHPRIVEFARHALADDDLRVYQGAVWGKWAGAINYEQPIHQDGNHSLIPARMEPGYWHMEAFLFLSDVDEDCAPPRLVPRSRSKVSYDELYEHEVVATAKRGTLLAYRSDVWHRGTDFARADASRFVIVVGYRPAAAEWFSYDAYGRLGNDPTFARFARGKTPEELALFSIPRPGHPYWNAAMVDAFEAKYPGLDVTPWRAAL, from the coding sequence ATGGCCTATGAATTCGCGGACGCGGCGCGCCAGTGGCAGGAAGAAGGTTGGGCCCTCGTGGAGGGGCTCGTGCCGACCGACGACGTCGACGCCGTCGCCCCTGAACTCGAGCGCCTCTACGCCGAGGACACCTTCGACGACTACAACCGCGCCAGCCGCTACGGGGACGGGACGCCGGTGGGCAAGCAGTTCCGGGGCAGCCAATTCGACGGGATGCGCGGGTTTCCCGTGCACGGCGGGCGCCGGCTCAACGACCTGTTCGTGCACCCGCGCATCGTCGAGTTCGCCCGCCATGCGCTCGCCGACGACGACCTGCGCGTCTACCAAGGGGCGGTGTGGGGCAAGTGGGCGGGCGCGATCAACTACGAGCAGCCGATCCACCAGGACGGCAATCACTCGCTGATCCCGGCGCGCATGGAGCCGGGTTACTGGCACATGGAGGCGTTCCTGTTCCTGTCCGACGTGGACGAGGACTGCGCCCCACCGCGGCTGGTGCCGCGCAGCCGGTCGAAGGTTTCCTACGACGAGTTGTACGAGCACGAAGTCGTCGCCACGGCCAAGCGGGGCACGCTGCTGGCGTACCGCTCCGACGTGTGGCACCGCGGCACCGATTTCGCGCGGGCGGACGCGTCGCGGTTCGTGATCGTCGTCGGCTACCGGCCGGCGGCCGCCGAGTGGTTCAGCTACGACGCCTACGGTCGCCTCGGCAACGACCCGACGTTCGCCCGCTTCGCCCGCGGCAAGACCCCCGAAGAGCTGGCGCTGTTCTCGATCCCGCGCCCGGGGCACCCCTACTGGAACGCGGCGATGGTCGACGCCTTCGAGGCGAAATATCCCGGGCTCGACGTGACGCCCTGGCGCGCCGCGCTCTAG
- a CDS encoding PPOX class F420-dependent oxidoreductase has translation MAAPMNDDARRAFLSEGTRTGKLATTMQDGSPHVTPIWFVLDGDDIVFTTHESSLKGKALLRDGRVSMVVDDQAPPYSFVMVKGTAVVSRDLDDLVAWATKIGGRYMGAERAAEFGQRNGVDGELLVRITPTKTVALANVSGY, from the coding sequence ATGGCCGCTCCGATGAATGACGACGCGCGCCGCGCCTTCCTCTCCGAGGGCACGCGCACCGGGAAGCTGGCAACGACGATGCAGGACGGCTCGCCCCACGTGACGCCGATCTGGTTCGTGCTCGACGGCGACGACATCGTCTTCACGACCCACGAATCCTCACTCAAGGGCAAGGCGCTGCTGCGCGACGGCCGCGTCTCGATGGTGGTCGACGACCAGGCGCCGCCGTACTCCTTCGTGATGGTGAAGGGCACCGCCGTCGTCTCGCGTGACCTCGACGACCTCGTGGCGTGGGCCACGAAGATCGGCGGCCGCTACATGGGCGCCGAGCGCGCCGCAGAATTCGGGCAGCGCAACGGCGTCGACGGCGAACTGCTCGTCCGCATCACGCCGACCAAGACCGTCGCGCTGGCCAACGTCAGCGGCTACTAG